One genomic region from Streptomyces sp. NBC_00582 encodes:
- a CDS encoding mechanosensitive ion channel family protein — MENLIRPVIVVGGSVLLTVLIGWATDLLLRKADARHSETPLWGLLRRGRIPYQLVLCAALLRGSYDQAQLLEDHRTGIGQALTLVLIGSVAWLVIRIAAAVVETSYSRYARMHRDPARVRRVRTQVSLIMRVVAAIVGVMAVAAMLLTFPAMRAAGASLLASAGILGIVAGVAAQSTLSNMFAGLQIAFGDMVRIGDTVVVDGEWGTVEEITLTFLTVRTWDERRITMPVSYFTSKPFENWSRGTPQMTGIVYFHVDHTAPVDAMREKLRDILRECPAWDGRACGLDVTDTTPNTMQVRALVTAKDADDIWTVRVTVREQMVRWLAKEHPYALPRVNTADATPPPARIPGARSSSPDGAAAHHP; from the coding sequence ATGGAGAACCTGATCCGCCCCGTGATCGTGGTCGGCGGCTCGGTCCTGCTGACCGTCCTCATCGGCTGGGCCACCGACCTTCTGCTGCGCAAGGCCGACGCCCGGCACAGTGAGACCCCGCTGTGGGGTCTGCTGCGGCGCGGCCGCATCCCGTACCAGCTCGTGCTGTGCGCGGCCCTGCTGAGAGGCTCGTACGACCAGGCGCAGCTCCTGGAGGACCATCGCACCGGCATCGGCCAGGCGCTCACCCTGGTGCTGATCGGTTCGGTGGCCTGGCTGGTGATCCGGATCGCGGCGGCGGTCGTGGAGACGTCGTACTCCCGCTACGCGCGCATGCACCGCGACCCCGCCCGGGTGCGGCGGGTGCGGACCCAGGTGTCGCTGATCATGCGGGTGGTGGCGGCGATCGTCGGGGTGATGGCGGTGGCGGCGATGCTGCTGACGTTCCCGGCGATGCGGGCGGCGGGCGCCTCGCTGCTGGCCTCGGCCGGCATCCTTGGCATCGTCGCCGGTGTGGCCGCCCAGTCGACCCTGAGCAACATGTTCGCGGGGCTGCAGATCGCCTTCGGCGACATGGTGCGCATCGGCGACACGGTCGTGGTGGACGGCGAGTGGGGCACGGTCGAGGAGATCACGCTGACCTTCCTGACGGTGCGGACCTGGGACGAGCGCCGGATCACCATGCCGGTGTCGTACTTCACCTCGAAGCCGTTCGAGAACTGGTCGCGCGGCACACCGCAGATGACCGGCATCGTCTACTTCCACGTCGACCACACGGCGCCGGTGGACGCGATGCGCGAGAAGCTGCGGGACATCCTGCGCGAGTGCCCGGCCTGGGACGGCCGGGCCTGCGGGCTGGACGTGACGGACACCACCCCGAACACCATGCAGGTGCGGGCGCTGGTCACGGCGAAGGACGCCGACGACATCTGGACGGTCCGGGTCACGGTCCGCGAGCAGATGGTCCGCTGGCTGGCCAAGGAGCACCCCTACGCCCTGCCGCGCGTCAACACGGCGGACGCGACGCCGCCGCCGGCCCGGATCCCCGGTGCCCGTTCCTCCTCCCCGGACGGGGCGGCGGCACATCACCCGTGA
- a CDS encoding dienelactone hydrolase family protein has protein sequence MNIMLFHSTYGLRPAVRAAADRLRAAGHEVWTPDLFEGRTFETVEEARDYREEIGKDELLKRAVLAAAPYSERGLVYAGFSLGAAIAQTLALGDDKARGLLLLHGTSDLAPNASVDELPVQLHVAEPDPFEPDDWLSAWYLQMGRAGADVEVYRYAGAGHLYTDPDLPDWDAEAAEATWRVALGFLDTL, from the coding sequence ATGAACATCATGCTCTTTCACTCGACCTACGGACTGCGCCCCGCCGTGCGCGCGGCGGCCGACCGGCTGCGCGCCGCCGGGCACGAGGTGTGGACCCCGGACCTCTTCGAGGGACGCACGTTCGAGACGGTGGAGGAGGCCAGGGACTACCGGGAGGAGATCGGCAAGGACGAGCTGCTGAAGAGAGCCGTCCTGGCCGCCGCGCCCTACTCGGAGAGAGGGCTGGTGTACGCCGGGTTCTCGCTGGGCGCGGCGATCGCGCAGACCCTCGCCCTCGGCGACGACAAGGCGCGCGGCCTGCTGCTCCTGCACGGCACCTCGGACCTGGCGCCGAACGCCTCGGTGGACGAGCTGCCGGTGCAACTGCACGTGGCGGAGCCGGACCCGTTCGAGCCCGACGACTGGCTGAGCGCCTGGTACCTCCAGATGGGCCGGGCGGGCGCCGACGTGGAGGTCTACCGGTACGCGGGCGCCGGGCACCTGTACACCGATCCCGATCTCCCGGACTGGGACGCGGAGGCCGCCGAGGCCACCTGGCGGGTGGCACTCGGCTTCCTCGACACGCTCTAG
- a CDS encoding alkaline phosphatase D family protein, translating to MTSRHRSPESADTPSERVNSLSPRRRTVVKAAAATAVLAGPLAAAIPARAAEAPSFLHGLASGDPLPDGVLLWTRVTPTAEATPGSGLGPDTEVSWVVATDKALTNIVGRGSLTATAASDHTVKADVRGLAPATDYWFRFTAGGTDSPVARTRTAPAADAAVAGLRFGVVSCANWEAGYFSSYRHLAARGDLDAWLHLGDYIYEYGTGEYGARGTVVRQTSPTHEILTLADYRTRHGKYKTDPDLQALHAKAPVVAIWDDHEFANDTWSGGAENHTEGTEGAWAARQAAARQAYFEWMPVRPAIAGTTYRRLRFGKLADLSLLDLRSFRSQQVKVGNGSVDDPDRTITGRAQLDWLKAGLKASDTTWRLVGNSVMISPFAIGSLSADLFKPLAKLLGLPQEGLALNTDQWDGYTDDRRELLAHLRSNAIGNTVFLTGDIHMAWANDVPVDAGTYPLSASAATEFVVTSVTSDNLDDIVKVPEGTLTAIASPIIRAANRHVHFVDTDRHGYGVLDITADRAQMDYYVLSDRTSATATSSWSRSYRTRTGTQKVERTYDPV from the coding sequence GTGACCAGTCGACACAGATCACCCGAGAGCGCCGACACCCCGTCAGAGCGCGTCAACTCGCTGTCCCCGCGCCGCCGTACGGTCGTCAAGGCCGCGGCGGCGACGGCTGTCCTGGCCGGGCCGCTCGCCGCCGCGATACCGGCCCGCGCCGCCGAGGCCCCCTCCTTCCTGCACGGTCTCGCCTCCGGCGACCCGCTGCCCGACGGCGTCCTGCTGTGGACGCGGGTGACGCCGACCGCCGAGGCGACCCCCGGCTCCGGGCTCGGCCCGGACACCGAGGTGAGCTGGGTCGTCGCGACCGACAAGGCGCTGACGAACATCGTCGGCCGGGGCTCCCTCACCGCGACCGCCGCCTCCGACCACACCGTCAAGGCGGACGTGCGCGGCCTCGCCCCGGCCACCGACTACTGGTTCCGCTTCACCGCGGGCGGCACGGACTCCCCGGTGGCGCGCACCCGCACCGCGCCGGCGGCGGACGCCGCGGTGGCCGGCCTGCGCTTCGGCGTGGTCTCCTGCGCCAACTGGGAGGCCGGCTACTTCTCCTCGTACCGCCACCTCGCGGCCCGCGGCGACCTGGACGCCTGGCTGCACCTCGGCGACTACATCTACGAGTACGGCACCGGCGAGTACGGCGCGCGCGGCACGGTCGTACGGCAGACCTCGCCCACGCACGAGATCCTCACGCTGGCCGACTACCGCACCCGGCACGGCAAGTACAAGACCGACCCCGACCTCCAGGCCCTGCACGCCAAGGCGCCGGTCGTCGCGATCTGGGACGACCACGAGTTCGCCAACGACACCTGGTCGGGCGGCGCCGAGAACCACACGGAGGGCACCGAGGGCGCCTGGGCAGCCCGTCAGGCGGCCGCCAGGCAGGCCTACTTCGAGTGGATGCCGGTCCGCCCGGCGATCGCCGGCACCACCTACCGCCGGCTGCGCTTCGGCAAGCTGGCCGATCTGTCCCTGCTCGACCTGCGGTCCTTCCGCTCGCAGCAGGTCAAGGTAGGCAACGGCTCGGTCGACGACCCGGACCGCACCATCACCGGCCGCGCGCAGCTCGACTGGCTGAAGGCCGGGCTGAAGGCGTCCGACACCACCTGGCGGCTGGTCGGCAACTCGGTGATGATCTCGCCGTTCGCCATCGGCTCCCTGTCGGCCGACCTGTTCAAGCCGCTCGCCAAGCTGCTCGGTCTGCCGCAGGAAGGCCTGGCCCTCAACACCGACCAGTGGGACGGCTACACCGACGACCGCCGTGAGCTGCTGGCGCATCTGCGCTCCAACGCCATCGGCAACACCGTCTTCCTGACCGGTGACATCCACATGGCGTGGGCCAACGACGTGCCCGTGGACGCGGGCACCTACCCGCTGTCGGCGTCCGCCGCCACCGAGTTCGTGGTCACCTCGGTGACCTCCGACAACCTCGACGACATCGTCAAGGTCCCGGAGGGCACGCTCACCGCGATCGCCTCGCCGATCATCCGGGCCGCCAACCGGCACGTCCACTTCGTCGACACCGACCGCCACGGCTACGGCGTCCTGGACATCACCGCCGACCGCGCGCAGATGGACTACTACGTCCTGTCCGACCGCACCAGCGCCACCGCGACCTCCTCCTGGTCCCGTTCGTACCGCACGCGCACCGGGACCCAGAAGGTCGAGCGGACGTACGACCCGGTCTGA
- a CDS encoding thioredoxin domain-containing protein encodes MSKRNSAAAKTAARERLRLEREKQAKRAKAKRQIIVAASAVGVLAAAGGIGYAVVQANQPSYWEEAKTAKLVEPANTTGKNGTTVVMGKASAKKTLVMYEDPRCPICAQFEQTVGATVKKDYDDGKFKLQYVGATFLDRSLTGEGSKNALSALGAALNVSPEAFLEYKTALYSAKYHPEETDDKFKDDSYLIKVADTVKELKGNTAFQNAVKNGTYDRWALEMSKTFDDSGVTGTPTLKMDGKTLTGSDGQNAPMTVADFNTAIEAALKA; translated from the coding sequence ATGAGCAAGCGAAACAGCGCGGCGGCCAAGACGGCGGCCCGGGAGCGGCTCCGCCTCGAGCGCGAGAAGCAGGCCAAGCGGGCCAAGGCCAAGCGGCAGATCATCGTCGCCGCCTCGGCGGTCGGCGTGCTGGCCGCGGCCGGCGGCATAGGCTACGCCGTCGTCCAGGCCAACCAGCCCAGCTACTGGGAGGAGGCCAAGACCGCCAAGCTGGTCGAGCCGGCCAACACCACCGGCAAGAACGGCACCACCGTCGTCATGGGCAAGGCGAGCGCCAAGAAGACCCTCGTGATGTACGAGGACCCGCGCTGCCCGATCTGCGCCCAGTTCGAGCAGACCGTCGGCGCGACGGTGAAGAAGGACTACGACGACGGCAAGTTCAAGCTCCAGTACGTCGGCGCCACCTTCCTCGACCGCAGCCTGACCGGCGAGGGCTCCAAGAACGCGCTGAGCGCCCTGGGCGCGGCGCTGAACGTCAGCCCCGAGGCGTTCCTCGAGTACAAGACCGCCCTGTACTCGGCGAAGTACCACCCCGAGGAGACCGACGACAAGTTCAAGGACGACTCCTACCTGATCAAGGTGGCGGACACCGTCAAGGAGCTGAAGGGCAACACCGCGTTCCAGAACGCGGTGAAGAACGGCACCTATGACCGGTGGGCGCTGGAGATGTCGAAGACCTTCGACGACAGCGGTGTGACGGGCACCCCGACCCTGAAGATGGACGGCAAGACGCTGACCGGTTCGGACGGGCAGAACGCCCCGATGACGGTCGCCGACTTCAACACGGCGATCGAGGCGGCCCTCAAGGCCTAG
- a CDS encoding DUF2252 domain-containing protein, translated as MSVPQLNDEQRGEEILSVFDTAFGELLAADPAAFRVKFRKMAASAFAFYRGTAALFYHDLDAEKRGGPFLDDRTSRVWIHGDLHAENFGTYMDSTGRLIFNVNDFDEAYVGPFTWDLKRFSASIALIGYAKALGDDQITELVRVYAGAYRERMRALATGAKSDEVPPFTLDTAEGPLLDALRDARSLTRFGLLDSMTEIRDFERRFAPGGGSIELDAATRYKVLAAFDGYLETLPETSLARPDSYRVKDVVGRRGIGIGSAGLPSYNILLEGHSDALENDVVIYIKQAQTPAVSRHITDPAIRDYFQHEGHRTVISQRALQQHADPWLGWTELGGAGQLVAEVSPYAVDLDWGDIDDPEEIAGVVADLGRATATMHAAADDTSGESLVPFSTERAIDAAIAADEEGFAPLLVDFAHSYGARARADHQIFVDLFRNGRIPGL; from the coding sequence ATGTCGGTTCCCCAGCTCAACGACGAGCAGCGCGGCGAGGAGATCCTCTCCGTCTTCGACACCGCCTTCGGCGAGCTCCTGGCCGCCGACCCGGCCGCGTTCCGGGTGAAGTTCCGCAAGATGGCGGCCTCTGCGTTCGCGTTCTACCGGGGCACGGCCGCGCTGTTCTACCACGATCTGGACGCGGAGAAGCGGGGCGGCCCGTTCCTGGACGACCGCACCTCGCGCGTGTGGATCCACGGCGATCTGCACGCGGAGAACTTCGGCACCTACATGGACTCCACCGGCCGGCTGATCTTCAACGTCAACGACTTCGACGAGGCCTACGTCGGCCCTTTCACCTGGGACCTCAAGCGCTTCTCCGCCTCGATCGCCCTCATCGGGTACGCCAAGGCGCTCGGCGACGACCAGATCACCGAGCTGGTCCGGGTGTACGCGGGCGCGTACCGCGAGCGGATGCGCGCGCTGGCGACCGGCGCCAAGAGCGACGAGGTGCCGCCGTTCACCCTGGACACCGCCGAGGGCCCGCTCCTGGACGCCCTGCGCGACGCCCGCTCGCTGACCCGCTTCGGCCTGCTGGACTCCATGACGGAGATCCGTGACTTCGAGCGCCGTTTCGCGCCCGGCGGCGGCTCCATCGAGCTGGACGCGGCCACCCGCTACAAGGTCCTCGCGGCCTTCGACGGCTATCTGGAGACGCTGCCGGAGACCTCCCTGGCCCGCCCGGACTCCTACCGGGTGAAGGACGTCGTGGGCCGCCGCGGCATCGGCATCGGCTCCGCGGGCCTGCCGTCGTACAACATCCTGCTGGAGGGGCACAGCGACGCCCTGGAGAACGACGTCGTGATCTACATCAAGCAGGCCCAGACCCCGGCCGTCTCCCGGCACATCACCGACCCGGCGATCCGTGACTACTTCCAGCACGAGGGCCACCGCACGGTGATCTCCCAGCGCGCCCTTCAGCAGCACGCCGACCCGTGGCTGGGCTGGACCGAGCTGGGCGGCGCGGGTCAGCTCGTCGCCGAGGTCTCCCCGTACGCCGTCGACCTGGACTGGGGCGACATCGACGACCCGGAGGAGATCGCGGGTGTCGTCGCCGACCTCGGCCGGGCCACCGCCACCATGCACGCGGCGGCCGACGACACCTCGGGCGAGTCCCTGGTGCCGTTCTCCACCGAGCGGGCCATCGACGCCGCCATCGCCGCCGACGAGGAGGGCTTCGCGCCGCTCCTGGTGGACTTCGCGCACAGCTACGGCGCACGCGCGCGGGCCGACCACCAGATCTTCGTCGACCTCTTCCGCAACGGCCGGATCCCGGGTCTGTGA